The Methylomagnum ishizawai genome has a window encoding:
- a CDS encoding TetR/AcrR family transcriptional regulator gives MARSREFSPDAALDKAMRVFWEKGYGGTSIEDLVSATGVSRYGLYGEFGGKSGLFLAALEHYRATIIRPLLDIIEPPDAGLDAVKTLFDTLRCFMSQPGNQLGCLIFNSMHELGQCDEAVAATVIAARERLRAGLRRMLDNAVRRGELPPGYDVDREADFLFGVMHALPMMARAGVEPTAIGNMVGVALSTLDSPAGRESERTF, from the coding sequence ATGGCGCGTAGCCGGGAATTCAGCCCCGACGCGGCCCTGGACAAGGCCATGCGGGTGTTTTGGGAAAAGGGCTATGGCGGCACCTCCATCGAGGACCTGGTGAGCGCCACCGGGGTCAGCCGCTATGGCCTCTATGGCGAATTCGGCGGCAAGAGCGGCCTGTTCCTCGCCGCCCTGGAACATTACCGCGCCACCATCATCCGGCCCCTGCTGGACATCATCGAACCGCCCGACGCCGGGCTCGACGCGGTCAAAACCCTGTTCGACACTTTGCGCTGTTTCATGAGCCAACCGGGCAACCAACTGGGCTGCTTGATCTTCAATTCCATGCATGAACTCGGGCAATGCGACGAAGCGGTGGCGGCGACCGTCATCGCCGCCCGCGAACGCCTGCGCGCCGGATTGCGGCGGATGCTGGACAACGCCGTGCGCCGCGGCGAATTGCCGCCTGGCTACGATGTGGACCGCGAGGCCGATTTCCTGTTCGGCGTCATGCACGCCCTGCCGATGATGGCCCGTGCCGGGGTCGAACCCACGGCCATCGGTAATATGGTGGGCGTAGCCTTGTCCACCCTGGACTCTCCGGCGGGCCGGGAATCAGAACGGACGTTCTGA
- a CDS encoding zinc-dependent alcohol dehydrogenase family protein, whose product MKAIVMTAVGGPEVLVPRDIPEPAIATPTQIKVRLHAAGVNPVDTKLRRGGLFYPDALPAVLGCDGAGVVVETGAGATRFKVGDRVWFCHGGLGGEPGNYAEYTVLEERWAAAMPPALDFVQAAAGPLVLITAWGMLYDRGRLQAGQTVLIHAGAGGVGHVALQLAKLQGARALTTVGSAESAAFAKKYGADEVIDYREQDFVAETNRLTGGAGADLVVDTVGPEVFRRSVDCTAHFGDLVTLLDPGGFSFKEARLRNLRIGFELMLTPMLRDLPAARAHQVEILERCANLIDQGRLWPHVGQTLPLEQAAAAHAQLETGHTAGKVVLQII is encoded by the coding sequence ATGAAAGCCATCGTCATGACCGCCGTCGGCGGACCCGAGGTACTGGTCCCCCGTGACATTCCCGAACCCGCCATCGCCACGCCCACCCAGATCAAGGTCAGGCTCCACGCCGCCGGGGTCAATCCGGTCGATACCAAATTGCGCCGGGGCGGGCTGTTCTATCCCGATGCCTTGCCCGCCGTGCTGGGCTGCGATGGCGCGGGCGTAGTGGTCGAGACCGGGGCCGGAGCCACCCGCTTCAAGGTCGGCGACCGGGTGTGGTTCTGTCACGGTGGCCTGGGCGGCGAACCGGGCAACTATGCCGAATACACCGTATTGGAGGAGCGCTGGGCGGCGGCGATGCCGCCGGCCTTGGATTTCGTGCAGGCGGCGGCGGGGCCGCTGGTGCTGATCACGGCCTGGGGCATGTTGTACGACCGGGGCCGCTTGCAGGCGGGACAGACGGTGCTGATCCACGCGGGCGCGGGCGGAGTGGGGCATGTGGCCCTGCAATTGGCCAAGCTCCAGGGGGCGCGGGCGCTGACCACGGTGGGTTCGGCGGAAAGCGCCGCCTTCGCCAAGAAATACGGCGCGGACGAGGTCATCGACTACCGCGAACAGGATTTCGTGGCCGAAACCAACCGGCTGACCGGCGGGGCCGGGGCCGATCTGGTGGTCGATACGGTGGGGCCGGAGGTGTTCCGGCGCAGCGTCGACTGCACCGCCCATTTCGGCGATCTCGTGACCCTGCTCGATCCGGGCGGGTTTTCTTTCAAGGAGGCCCGGCTGCGCAACCTCCGCATCGGTTTCGAGTTGATGCTGACCCCGATGCTGCGCGATTTGCCCGCGGCCCGCGCCCACCAGGTCGAAATCCTGGAGCGCTGCGCCAATTTGATCGACCAGGGCCGTTTATGGCCGCATGTCGGCCAGACCCTGCCCTTGGAACAAGCCGCCGCCGCCCATGCCCAGCTCGAAACCGGGCATACCGCGGGCAAGGTGGTGTTGCAAATCATCTGA
- the lspA gene encoding signal peptidase II — MLRWLWLSAGVIALDQATKLMVDASMRLYQSIELVPFFQLTYLRNQGAAFSFLAQAGGWQRWFFIVLAVAASGLICRWLARLDRSKVWEAAAWALVLGGALGNLIDRVLYGYVIDFLDAYYGEWHFPAFNVADSAITVGVALLLLDSFRPRPAA; from the coding sequence ATGCTGCGTTGGCTGTGGCTGTCCGCCGGGGTGATCGCGCTCGACCAGGCCACCAAGCTGATGGTCGATGCCTCGATGCGGCTGTATCAATCCATCGAACTGGTGCCGTTCTTCCAACTGACCTATCTCCGCAACCAGGGCGCGGCGTTCAGCTTCCTGGCGCAGGCGGGGGGCTGGCAGCGCTGGTTCTTCATCGTCCTCGCCGTCGCCGCCAGCGGTTTAATTTGCCGCTGGCTGGCGCGGCTGGATCGATCGAAGGTTTGGGAGGCCGCCGCCTGGGCCTTGGTGTTGGGAGGGGCCTTGGGCAACCTGATCGACCGCGTCCTCTATGGCTATGTGATCGATTTCCTGGACGCCTATTACGGGGAATGGCATTTCCCGGCCTTCAACGTGGCCGATTCGGCCATCACCGTGGGCGTCGCCCTGCTGTTGCTCGATTCGTTCAGGCCGCGCCCGGCGGCTTGA
- a CDS encoding carboxynorspermidine decarboxylase, with amino-acid sequence MQDQIPHFIPEYTPAFVYDESRIARQLALLAEVRRRSGARLLYSVKALPWEAILDAVLPGVDGFSASSLFEARWAAEFAHSAPRRVGLHITTPGFRAGDIDGIAAVCDYLSFNSLEQCRRFLPGLPARVSPGIRVNPGLSFLDDPRYDPCRPYSKLGVPLAELAAALAGEPGIATRIEGLHFHTLFESASFAPLRETLARLEQGLGPRLDGLRWINLGGGYLLETGQDVRDLAGVVLDFKRRHDLDVFFEPGKAVVGRAGSLATRVIDRFERGGKAVAVLDTGVHHLPEVFEYQKAPALREHRPDGGHACLLVGCTCLAGDVFGEYRFDRPLQVGDALLFENVGAYALVKASRFNGYDLPALYLRGADGSPRLAKRYGYEDYRRLWAAAEAAPLDGSGPDI; translated from the coding sequence ATGCAAGATCAAATCCCGCACTTTATCCCCGAATATACCCCGGCCTTCGTCTACGACGAGTCCCGCATCGCCCGCCAACTCGCCCTGCTGGCCGAGGTCCGGCGGCGCTCGGGGGCGCGGCTGTTGTATTCGGTCAAGGCCCTGCCCTGGGAGGCTATCCTGGATGCCGTGCTGCCGGGGGTGGATGGATTCTCGGCGAGTTCGCTGTTCGAGGCCCGCTGGGCCGCCGAGTTCGCGCATTCCGCACCGCGAAGGGTCGGATTGCACATCACCACGCCCGGTTTCCGCGCCGGGGACATCGACGGCATCGCGGCGGTTTGCGATTATCTCAGCTTCAATTCCCTGGAGCAGTGCCGGCGTTTCCTGCCGGGCCTGCCGGCGCGGGTGTCGCCGGGAATCCGTGTCAATCCGGGGCTTTCCTTCCTGGACGATCCGCGTTACGACCCTTGCCGCCCGTATTCCAAGCTGGGCGTGCCGCTGGCGGAACTCGCCGCCGCGCTGGCCGGGGAGCCTGGAATCGCCACCCGGATCGAAGGGTTACATTTCCATACCTTATTTGAGTCAGCAAGCTTCGCGCCATTGCGGGAAACCCTGGCCCGCTTGGAACAAGGCCTGGGTCCGCGCCTGGATGGGCTGCGTTGGATCAACCTGGGCGGCGGCTATCTGCTCGAAACCGGGCAGGACGTGCGGGATTTGGCCGGGGTGGTCCTCGACTTCAAGCGCCGCCACGATCTCGACGTGTTCTTCGAGCCGGGCAAGGCCGTCGTCGGGCGGGCCGGGAGCCTGGCCACCCGCGTGATCGACCGCTTCGAGCGCGGGGGCAAGGCGGTGGCGGTGCTGGATACCGGCGTCCACCACCTGCCCGAGGTGTTCGAGTACCAGAAGGCGCCCGCCCTGCGGGAACACCGCCCGGACGGCGGACACGCCTGCCTGTTGGTGGGCTGTACCTGCCTGGCGGGGGATGTGTTCGGGGAATACCGCTTCGACCGGCCTTTGCAAGTGGGCGACGCCTTGCTGTTCGAGAACGTCGGGGCTTACGCCCTGGTCAAGGCCAGCCGCTTCAATGGCTACGATCTGCCCGCGCTCTATCTGCGCGGAGCGGACGGCAGCCCGCGGCTGGCGAAGCGCTATGGTTACGAAGACTACCGGCGGTTGTGGGCCGCCGCCGAGGCCGCGCCGCTGGACGGGAGCGGGCCGGACATTTAA
- the rpiA gene encoding ribose-5-phosphate isomerase RpiA: MTQDQLKRKVAEASLEYIKGYSVLGIGTGSTVNHLIDCLADIKNDIEATVSSSVNSTERLKKLGIPVLDLNEVGTLDIYLDGADEINPHKQLIKGGGAALTREKIIAAASRKFICIADDSKCVDVLGKFPLPVEVIPMARSYVARELVKLGGQPVYREHCVTDNGGHILDVHNLSIVDPIALEKAINNIVGVITCGIFAMRPADMVLLATADGVRKID, encoded by the coding sequence ATGACCCAAGACCAGTTGAAGAGAAAAGTGGCGGAAGCTTCCTTGGAATATATCAAGGGCTATTCCGTGCTGGGGATCGGCACCGGCTCGACCGTGAACCACTTGATCGATTGCCTCGCCGACATCAAGAACGACATCGAAGCCACGGTCTCCAGTTCGGTCAACAGCACGGAACGCCTGAAGAAACTGGGCATCCCGGTGCTGGACCTGAACGAGGTCGGCACCCTCGACATCTACCTGGACGGCGCGGACGAGATCAACCCCCATAAGCAGCTCATCAAGGGCGGCGGCGCGGCCCTGACCCGCGAGAAGATCATCGCCGCCGCCAGCCGCAAGTTCATCTGCATCGCCGACGACAGCAAGTGCGTGGATGTCTTGGGCAAGTTCCCGCTGCCGGTCGAGGTCATCCCGATGGCGCGGAGCTATGTGGCCCGCGAATTGGTGAAGCTCGGCGGCCAGCCGGTCTACCGCGAGCATTGCGTCACCGACAACGGCGGCCATATCCTCGACGTGCATAACCTGTCCATCGTCGATCCTATCGCCTTGGAGAAGGCAATCAACAACATCGTGGGCGTGATTACTTGCGGGATTTTCGCGATGCGGCCTGCCGATATGGTGTTGTTGGCCACGGCGGATGGGGTGAGGAAGATCGATTAA
- a CDS encoding bifunctional transcriptional activator/DNA repair enzyme AdaA has translation MSDYERIAKAIDYIVQRADEQPALDEIAAHVHLSPFHFQRLFSRWAGVTPKRFLQVLTVERAKRLLRESRTLLEVSYAVGLSSGSRLYDHFVQLEAVTPGEFKTGGRGIEIGYALGETPFGRAFIATTARGVCSLEFLDGSDPVTPLENLRRKWPGAVLKENQYRPGSILERLFGGKPIGAGPLSLHVGGTNFQTMVWKALLRIPPGKVVSYAQVADAVGRPGAARAVGQAVGGNPVAFLIPCHRVIQQSGRLGGYHWGETRKHAIHAWETATYGECSPWSPHGVES, from the coding sequence ATGTCCGATTACGAACGTATCGCCAAAGCCATCGATTACATCGTCCAACGGGCGGATGAGCAGCCCGCCCTGGACGAGATAGCGGCGCATGTCCATTTGAGTCCCTTCCATTTCCAGCGCCTGTTCAGCCGTTGGGCGGGCGTCACACCCAAACGGTTCTTGCAGGTGTTGACGGTGGAGCGAGCCAAGCGATTATTGCGCGAATCGCGGACCTTGCTGGAGGTTTCCTATGCCGTCGGGTTGAGTAGCGGTTCCCGCCTATACGACCATTTTGTCCAACTGGAAGCGGTGACGCCTGGGGAATTCAAAACCGGCGGGCGGGGTATCGAGATTGGCTATGCCCTAGGGGAAACCCCGTTTGGCAGGGCTTTTATCGCCACCACTGCCCGTGGGGTTTGCAGCCTGGAATTCCTCGATGGCTCCGACCCTGTGACACCGCTGGAAAACCTGCGTAGGAAATGGCCGGGCGCGGTCTTGAAGGAAAACCAATATCGGCCGGGTTCCATTCTCGAAAGGCTATTCGGCGGCAAACCCATCGGGGCGGGGCCGCTGTCCTTGCATGTCGGCGGCACGAATTTCCAAACCATGGTGTGGAAGGCGTTGTTACGGATTCCACCGGGCAAGGTGGTCAGTTATGCCCAGGTCGCGGATGCCGTGGGACGCCCCGGCGCGGCGCGGGCGGTGGGTCAAGCGGTAGGCGGAAATCCGGTCGCCTTCCTGATTCCCTGCCACCGCGTCATCCAGCAAAGCGGCAGGTTGGGCGGCTATCATTGGGGCGAAACGCGGAAACATGCGATCCATGCCTGGGAGACAGCGACATATGGGGAATGCTCGCCGTGGAGTCCGCATGGGGTGGAATCTTAG
- a CDS encoding Uma2 family endonuclease, with translation MAAVMHNPPVAAPHYKLTVDDYYRMGEAGIFGPEDRVELIEGEVIEMSPIGSFHAGLGTRLSEWLMPTLMGRATAWVQYPIRLSRHSAPQPDFALLRYRSDHYMKALPAAADVLLVVEVADTSVRTDREIKAPLYAKHAIPEYWLVDIPSRCVEVYAQPGDGVYRQVQKLAAGRLAPIAFPEAALDVAELFQA, from the coding sequence ATGGCCGCCGTCATGCACAATCCGCCGGTTGCGGCACCGCATTACAAACTCACGGTCGATGATTATTACCGCATGGGCGAGGCGGGGATTTTCGGCCCCGAAGACCGGGTGGAGTTGATCGAGGGGGAGGTGATCGAGATGTCGCCGATAGGTAGTTTCCATGCAGGCTTGGGTACGCGCTTGTCCGAATGGCTAATGCCGACCTTGATGGGCCGTGCGACCGCTTGGGTGCAATATCCAATCCGGCTGTCGCGCCATTCCGCGCCGCAGCCGGATTTCGCCTTGCTCCGCTATCGTTCTGACCATTACATGAAAGCCCTGCCCGCCGCCGCCGATGTGCTGCTGGTGGTCGAGGTCGCCGATACCAGCGTCCGCACCGACCGCGAGATCAAGGCCCCGCTCTACGCCAAGCACGCCATCCCGGAATATTGGCTGGTCGATATCCCTTCCCGCTGTGTCGAGGTTTATGCCCAGCCTGGGGACGGGGTTTACCGCCAAGTCCAGAAGTTGGCGGCGGGCCGCTTGGCTCCCATCGCCTTTCCCGAGGCCGCGCTGGACGTGGCGGAGTTGTTCCAAGCATGA
- a CDS encoding DUF4184 family protein, which yields MPFTPFHLGPGLALKAVGGRHFSLTMFGVTQVAMDVEPLVHMLRGDSILHGITHSYAGATVIALAALSLGRPFCWMALAYWNRIASLRWLNGLRVSTRIGWIPALTGAFLGAYSHVFLDSLMHADMRPWWPFAAGNGLLDAIPVGWLHLLCLGLGVMGAMVLVAVFVWNKIAIET from the coding sequence ATGCCTTTCACCCCCTTCCACCTGGGTCCCGGCCTCGCCCTCAAGGCCGTGGGCGGACGCCATTTCAGCCTGACGATGTTCGGCGTCACCCAGGTCGCCATGGACGTGGAACCCCTGGTCCACATGCTGCGCGGCGACTCCATCCTGCACGGGATCACCCACAGCTACGCGGGCGCGACCGTCATCGCCCTCGCCGCCCTATCGCTGGGACGGCCCTTCTGTTGGATGGCCCTGGCCTATTGGAACCGGATCGCCTCGTTGCGCTGGCTGAACGGGCTGCGGGTTTCCACCCGGATAGGCTGGATTCCGGCGCTCACGGGCGCTTTCCTCGGCGCGTATTCCCATGTGTTCCTCGACAGCCTGATGCACGCCGATATGCGGCCCTGGTGGCCGTTCGCCGCCGGGAACGGCCTGCTCGACGCCATTCCGGTGGGCTGGCTGCATCTGCTTTGCTTGGGCTTGGGCGTGATGGGCGCGATGGTTCTGGTAGCGGTGTTTGTCTGGAACAAAATCGCCATCGAAACCTGA
- a CDS encoding glutathione S-transferase family protein, which produces MKLYFHPASPFARKPRIVAHLLGLELETEFVDLFAGKGQAPAFLKLNPHGKVPTLVDGDFTLWESNAILQYLAAKQGDTPLYPDDVRVRADIARWLFWESSSWSQVCMVYVNENILKPMLGRGEPDPAELAKVEEKFHRFAKVLDGHLAGRDWLVGDGLTLADVAVAAALMYAVPGKYPLEGYAQIARWSAQVQALPAWAATEPPAA; this is translated from the coding sequence ATGAAACTGTACTTCCACCCCGCTTCGCCCTTCGCCCGCAAACCCAGGATCGTCGCGCACTTGCTGGGCCTGGAGCTGGAAACCGAGTTCGTCGATCTGTTCGCCGGCAAGGGGCAGGCGCCCGCCTTCCTCAAGCTCAACCCGCACGGCAAGGTGCCGACCCTGGTGGATGGCGATTTCACGCTGTGGGAATCCAACGCCATCCTCCAATACCTGGCCGCGAAACAGGGCGATACCCCGTTGTACCCGGACGATGTGCGGGTCCGGGCCGATATCGCCCGCTGGCTGTTCTGGGAGTCGTCCAGTTGGTCGCAGGTCTGTATGGTCTATGTGAATGAGAACATCCTGAAGCCGATGCTGGGCCGGGGCGAGCCGGATCCGGCGGAACTCGCCAAGGTCGAGGAGAAATTCCACCGTTTCGCCAAGGTGCTGGATGGCCATCTGGCCGGGCGCGACTGGTTGGTGGGCGACGGCCTCACCCTGGCGGACGTGGCGGTGGCGGCCGCGCTGATGTACGCCGTGCCGGGGAAATATCCGCTGGAAGGCTATGCCCAGATCGCCCGCTGGTCCGCCCAGGTCCAGGCCCTGCCGGCCTGGGCCGCGACCGAACCGCCTGCCGCTTGA
- a CDS encoding DUF1631 domain-containing protein, with the protein MLTQDPKIISFETVQAKQKEAPKFPTQRIAAEIRNLQAKVLTELLQYFFTVIDDELFKRSGSESVHQQTLYFETMRRVRVESATLQANFHERVARQIDEFFRKKPAPASDAGSAAPALGDLGFSLVENEVLEEEIALTAMTEKGNNLFQTHLFSLNKRFAALIEREELDNQDNPLAPRALCHTFAEALKPLTLDVVVKLLIYKLFDQAVIGGLGKLYLELNNHLVNEGVLPNLTRNIKRPMMPGSPYAGRSAPGGGPARGLADEGVSDNPQAYLEVFQSMQALLNGWRGQMGMPGGDFGEGYPQGPALDTGEVVSVLSMMQAPALAEGQTGGASAEDLKSFLLQRQAQAGEARPLARSDEDIIDMVALIFDFILEDRNLPDPVKGLIARLQIPVVKVAMLEKSFFGRKNHPVRLLLNALAQGGIGLDSSESVIDTPVYKKIESVVNRILDEFDQNVGLFSDLLDEFMAFLEKDGQRSRIAEERTRQVTQSKEQVQLAKRKIAYEIASRLEGKSTPAAVRSFLYNTWKDVMVLSYLRRDKQPGDWEVALEVMDKLIWSVIPPQDAQARKAIIQTIPKLIKAIRAGLESISLDPQSVANAIKELEASHVTCLSSPAGAAAAEGEAAKAEAAPPEEPQVEIRDPELAEAIIQIRSNLPDIENLTLQDLSRPTDDIGVEEYVLSDFVIEDEYLFKARELQVGEWVEFDEEGGHKKLRGKLSWKSQVTSTYVFVNRKGTKVLEIPLGELARRMGAHQARVIEDAAAPLMDRAFGALMSKLRTSPAPKSA; encoded by the coding sequence ATGTTGACACAAGACCCCAAGATCATCAGCTTCGAAACCGTACAAGCCAAACAAAAAGAAGCGCCCAAATTCCCCACCCAGCGCATCGCGGCGGAAATCCGTAACCTACAAGCCAAAGTCCTGACCGAACTGCTCCAATATTTCTTCACCGTCATCGACGACGAGCTGTTCAAACGCTCGGGTTCGGAATCGGTCCACCAGCAAACCCTCTACTTCGAAACCATGCGCCGGGTCCGGGTGGAATCCGCCACCCTCCAGGCCAACTTCCACGAGCGGGTGGCCCGCCAGATCGACGAATTCTTCAGGAAAAAACCCGCGCCCGCCAGCGACGCCGGCAGCGCCGCGCCCGCCCTCGGCGATCTCGGCTTCTCGCTGGTGGAAAACGAGGTGCTGGAAGAGGAAATCGCCCTCACCGCCATGACCGAAAAGGGCAACAACCTGTTCCAAACCCATTTGTTCAGCCTCAACAAACGCTTCGCCGCCCTGATCGAACGCGAGGAGCTCGACAACCAGGACAACCCCCTCGCCCCCCGCGCCCTCTGCCATACCTTCGCCGAGGCGCTGAAGCCGCTGACCCTGGACGTCGTGGTCAAGCTCCTGATCTACAAGCTGTTCGACCAAGCCGTGATCGGCGGGCTGGGCAAGCTCTACCTGGAATTGAACAACCACCTGGTCAACGAGGGCGTGCTGCCCAACCTGACCCGCAATATCAAACGCCCCATGATGCCCGGCTCGCCCTACGCGGGCCGGTCCGCGCCCGGCGGCGGCCCGGCCCGCGGCCTCGCCGACGAGGGCGTGAGCGACAATCCCCAGGCCTACCTGGAAGTATTCCAGAGCATGCAAGCCCTGCTCAACGGCTGGCGCGGCCAAATGGGGATGCCCGGCGGCGATTTCGGCGAGGGCTATCCGCAGGGACCGGCGCTGGACACCGGCGAGGTGGTCAGCGTCCTCAGCATGATGCAAGCCCCGGCCCTGGCCGAAGGCCAAACCGGCGGGGCCAGCGCCGAGGACCTGAAGTCCTTCCTGCTCCAGCGCCAAGCCCAGGCCGGCGAGGCCCGGCCCCTGGCCCGCTCGGACGAGGACATCATCGACATGGTGGCCCTGATCTTCGATTTCATCCTGGAGGACCGCAACCTGCCCGACCCGGTCAAGGGCTTGATCGCCCGCCTGCAAATCCCGGTGGTCAAGGTCGCGATGCTGGAAAAATCCTTCTTCGGGCGCAAGAACCATCCGGTGCGGCTGCTGCTGAACGCCCTGGCCCAGGGCGGCATCGGCCTGGATTCCAGCGAGAGCGTGATCGACACCCCGGTCTACAAGAAGATCGAATCGGTGGTGAACCGCATCCTCGACGAATTCGACCAGAACGTCGGACTGTTCTCCGACCTCCTCGACGAATTCATGGCCTTCCTGGAAAAGGACGGCCAGCGCAGCCGCATCGCCGAGGAACGCACCCGCCAGGTCACCCAGAGCAAGGAACAGGTCCAGCTCGCCAAGCGCAAGATCGCCTACGAAATCGCCTCCCGCCTCGAAGGCAAATCCACCCCGGCGGCGGTGCGCTCCTTCCTCTACAACACCTGGAAGGACGTGATGGTGCTGTCCTACCTGCGCCGCGACAAGCAGCCGGGGGATTGGGAAGTCGCGCTGGAGGTCATGGACAAGCTGATCTGGAGCGTGATCCCGCCCCAGGACGCCCAGGCCCGCAAAGCCATCATCCAGACCATCCCCAAACTCATCAAGGCGATCCGGGCCGGGCTGGAATCGATCTCCCTCGACCCGCAGTCGGTGGCGAACGCGATCAAGGAACTCGAAGCCAGCCACGTCACCTGCCTGTCCAGCCCGGCGGGCGCAGCCGCCGCCGAGGGCGAAGCCGCCAAGGCCGAGGCCGCGCCCCCGGAAGAACCCCAGGTGGAAATCCGCGACCCCGAACTGGCCGAGGCCATCATCCAGATCCGCTCCAACCTGCCGGATATCGAAAACCTCACCCTCCAGGACCTGAGCCGCCCGACGGACGATATCGGCGTGGAGGAATACGTCCTGTCCGACTTCGTGATCGAGGACGAATACCTGTTCAAGGCCCGCGAACTCCAGGTGGGCGAATGGGTGGAATTCGACGAGGAGGGCGGGCACAAGAAGCTGCGCGGCAAGCTCTCCTGGAAGAGCCAGGTCACGTCCACCTATGTCTTCGTCAACCGCAAGGGCACGAAGGTGCTGGAAATCCCCCTGGGCGAACTGGCGCGGCGGATGGGCGCCCACCAGGCCAGGGTGATCGAGGACGCCGCCGCGCCGCTGATGGACCGCGCCTTCGGCGCCCTGATGAGCAAGCTACGCACTTCCCCCGCCCCCAAGAGCGCCTGA
- a CDS encoding C40 family peptidase, which translates to MPAIPYRLLFPLLLPALLAGCASTPKPPPPPPSAASRSHMGPVVDYALSLRGTPYVWGGESMAEGGFDCSGFVQHVYRRHGIRLPRTARDMAEALPPLDQRDKRPGDLLFFNTTGEPYSHVGIYIGHNAFVHSSSAKGGVIVSSLDKPYWWEHLLGIRRPGLLERWLGSAAPLGRDRRSNNPRR; encoded by the coding sequence ATGCCTGCCATACCCTATCGTTTGCTTTTCCCGCTGTTGTTGCCCGCGCTCCTGGCCGGTTGCGCCAGCACGCCCAAGCCACCACCGCCGCCACCGTCCGCCGCCAGCCGTTCCCATATGGGTCCGGTGGTCGATTACGCCCTGAGCCTGCGGGGCACGCCCTATGTCTGGGGCGGGGAATCGATGGCGGAGGGCGGCTTCGATTGCAGCGGCTTCGTGCAGCATGTCTACCGCCGCCATGGCATCCGCCTGCCCCGCACCGCGCGCGACATGGCCGAGGCGCTGCCGCCCTTGGACCAGCGCGACAAGCGGCCCGGCGATTTGTTGTTCTTCAACACCACCGGCGAACCCTATTCCCATGTCGGCATCTATATCGGCCATAACGCCTTCGTGCATTCCAGCAGCGCCAAGGGCGGGGTGATCGTTTCCAGCCTGGACAAGCCCTACTGGTGGGAACACCTGCTGGGCATCCGGCGGCCCGGCCTGTTGGAGCGCTGGTTGGGTTCCGCCGCGCCGTTGGGCCGGGATCGCCGCTCGAACAACCCAAGGAGATAA